The sequence CACTACTCATAGGTATACTAGCTACAGGTATGGTCTATGGTACCTTCGATCTATTTGAAATTCAAAGGTTGCTGAGTAAAGGATTTAAGCCCGATCCAACGCTGGGCCAGATCGCAGCCCTCTTGATGCTATTAGGCTTGATGGTCAAGCTCGCCATATTTCCATTCCATACGTGGTTACCAGACGCCCATGCAGAAGCGCCCACACCGATCAGCGCTCTACTCTCGCCAGCGATGATCGGTATCGGTGGTTATGGGATATTAAGGTTCGTGTATGGTAGCTATCCACACATCGTTACCAATTTTTCATCTATACTAATCTTGCAATCCTTATTCACGATGATCTATGGCGGGCTGATGGCTTTGAGGCAGAGCGATTTGAAAAGGTTACTCGCATATTCGAGTATCAGCCAGATGGGTTACATTCTATTTGGTATAGCCACAAATTCACCATTGGCGATCGTAGGCAGTATGCTACATTACTTCAGCCATGCCACATGTAAGGCGATGCTCTTCTTGGTTTCTGGTATCTTTATGCATGAAATCCACGTTAGAGAGATCGATAGGCTCGGCGGGCTTGCATCGAAGATGCCCTATACAGCAGTAGCTATGGTGATTGGGTTCCTTGGTATCGCCGGTACACCACCATTTAATGGATTTCAGAGCGAATGGATGATATTCTCAGGTGCTCTGCTTTATAGCACTCCAGACTTCGCTGCGAGGAGCGCGATCGTTGGATTCGCCTTGATATCTACAGCGATC comes from Nitrososphaerales archaeon and encodes:
- a CDS encoding NADH-quinone oxidoreductase subunit M, translated to MDEYLLLTALILPLISSPIPHLLKGRRSGRFTFIILLISTIFISYLLVQSYLNPNREPCIVWYSWSPDLGLTFGLNGDGLGLFMSFTIVILATLISLYSIKYMEHEDGIGTYFTLYLLYSAGMIGSVLASDLIEFYLFFELMLIPSWALINQWGTGLREKVAFKYFIYTHVGALSLLIGILATGMVYGTFDLFEIQRLLSKGFKPDPTLGQIAALLMLLGLMVKLAIFPFHTWLPDAHAEAPTPISALLSPAMIGIGGYGILRFVYGSYPHIVTNFSSILILQSLFTMIYGGLMALRQSDLKRLLAYSSISQMGYILFGIATNSPLAIVGSMLHYFSHATCKAMLFLVSGIFMHEIHVREIDRLGGLASKMPYTAVAMVIGFLGIAGTPPFNGFQSEWMIFSGALLYSTPDFAARSAIVGFALISTAITASYGLWTIKRTLFGPRSWNSHIKEASILMVAPLILLALLTVLIGIYPQPLITPISSTIKPFSR